Genomic window (Arachis hypogaea cultivar Tifrunner chromosome 13, arahy.Tifrunner.gnm2.J5K5, whole genome shotgun sequence):
TTAGAGCAGAAGTCTCTCtattagaggatacttctgcaacggcttttgaacggccttgcctttgtctgtggttcctagtagattcagctaaatcactgatcaattgccaagcctcatcagtggtcttgtacttcttcatagacccattgctagcactttccaatgtggtcttatcttggggcctcatgccctgtgtgatatagctaagtaacactatcttgtcaatcatgtggtgggggcatgcttccagaagattattgaagcgctcccagtattcaaagagagtttcattgtcatcctgaacaattatggaaatatccttcctcagtttatcagtaacttcagatggaaagaatttctccaaaaactcctttctgagtgtatcctagTTGGATACATTtactagaggttgagtgtagtaccactctcttgcttttccctcaagagaaaacgggaaagctttcagcaaaattgaagtttcatcagtaccatcacgcctgacagtagaataggctgcctggaaatctctcaagtgcttgataggctcttgagcaggtaggccatgaaacttgggcatcaaatttagcagtgcgatctttatttcaaaatatgtagctaccgctggatgatgcgcttgaaacggttgcattgtaaaatcaggggctccttcctcctagatggtaactctcctagctgccatgtcttctgcacgtaaaacaaccgaatcagtagaacgggggctggtttcttcctcaagttcactctcagatccgccctcagagcagACTAACAGACACTGTTCTctccttattcgtgaaatagtcctttcaatttcaggatcaaatattagcaagcgcggatcaggaagtgaacgtgtcatttgacggaagaaacatgcagctcatagtagcaaaataaaataaaatgcaaataaataaattctaattaataactttagcactctattacaactccccggcaacggtgccaaaaattgatgaggcgcagaagttggtgaattaaaaattattaaaatagttacgttgcaagtatagttcttaactcaccaaaaatctgcctatcaatttagaaatatgtcacaaagagtttaaattaaaaattactgggagttggagtcccaggtcgtttcccaacgagttgcagaaaagtgtgctattttattaatcagatgttccaagaagttgagttaagtagagggaaaattaaaaagaggaaatttaaataatatgaataagagccttgactgggagttgattagttagaatctctattattgatgggatgatttcaagattaatttataattaatggttgttccgtctagttatcctttactaggtaaaggaaaatcaaacaagttggaatgctaaatctgttcacgagttgcaacccacttagttcaaagggattggtgttagtgattagataacaatccaatagttaacccaattacaatttttctttcaatccttccaactcaagagttcctttcaatcaactccccatcaagtgagggaactactcactcattgtaaataataaatccataacacatgaaaggaaattaaaagaagacatgattattggaatggaaaaataaatcaaaatggaagaaataatccttgtatcaaataatcatgaaagtattcaaatgacaaaattgaacaaagcaaagaacatggaagaataaaaccaagttaagagaatgaactagaatgatgaggtcttgatgaggaaataactcttctcaatattccaatgctaagatcaattcaaaattaaaattcctaaaacctagagaagaAAACCTAAAGGAgtgaaactagatctaaaaactgtccactgtgtagaatgaatgttgtccatttatttctgcatattctctggctctagtatgctgttccgggccgaaaattgggtcgaaataaggtccaaaatcgcccccagcgaagtctgcagattatgcagatcgcacatgtcacgcaatcgcgtcatccatgcagacgcgtcattcgcgcttttctttgccacgcgttcgcgtcgtccacgctaccgcgtcgcctgagcttttccaatccgtgcggccgcgtgagtcatgcggtcgcgtcactgcgatttgctctccatcgcgcggtcgcgtgagccatgcgaccgcgtcacttctcgctagttatctcctcaaattcttgtgttccttctatttttgctagcttcctttccaatctccaactcattcatgccctataaagtctgaaacattcaacacacagatcacggcatcgaatggaataaaggagaattaaaaatacataattaaagtctctaggaagcggtttccaaacatgttataaatttaggaaggaattataatttcatgctaatttaatgaataagtgggtaataatcatgataaaaccacacaattaaacacaatataaaccataaaatagtggtttatcaataactcatagagaaaattgaaaataaaaactaaagacattaattaaaaaaagaaacaacatcctaattaatagaaaaaataatcaaacaactcataaagtatctattcacactattcacatattcacaacaaccaaaattttagcactcattgcactagctcctcggcaacagcgccaaaaacttttTGGATGGCCTAAAGTGGGTTAGGAATTTCACAAAGATAGAATTTCTCCATTTCAAGTATAGTCCCAACCCAACAATTGaccatcaatcaaagtttaaattcaaattcaaataaccgAGAGtgattaaacctcaggtcgtcttccctaggaactagtgacaataagcgcacaattttggttgtgagaagCAAGGGAGTTTTCAATCATGAAGCAagcaattaagaaataaaaagaacactcaaaattgtaattaataaactaataaaggaataaaagaactatgtatgtaatatagacAAGTAAAGCTTTAAAGTGAGTGAAGAgcggttcaaaacataaatggaagccttgacttgggatgagttatggaattccttccttgccataactacaactatgataattatgatggattaatctcacctagtcaacccttaacatcgaagagtaagtcaagtgagcataattgttattaatccacaaatcctagctaacttactaattaccttagcaaaaagctagcgttagtagaaacaataacaactaacaactcgAGAATTATcattaaatgtcggacattatgactctagtgatccatatactcattttccAAGTCAAGGGGTGGAAATTCACTCCATATTCAAAATTGACATTTTATCAAAAACATGGTAGGCATATTcgcaaaacatggcaaaattgcaATAATACTCAAAACTATGAACAACCAAGGaacaaaatcaacaatggaaactcaacaaatatataataatcactaaatatcaaattcattaactaaaactcaaaattgcaaaactatataTATTGCCAAAGGAAATTAAAGTGTAAGAAGATGTAGAACAAGTAGtgcaataaaagagaaaattaagaaatacttacaatgaaaataAGCAAGAGACCAAGATCAAAATTGGAAATTGAAAGCATGAAATATAAACCCTAATTACATCCTAAGAAATTTGAGAGAAAACCTaaactaaactaccctaaaactatcCTAAGTGTGTTGTATATTGTATTGTTTGAATGGGTGTGTTGCTAGCCTCCTTATATGCTCCAAGCCCATtagaaatgggccaaaaagcctccaaatcgcgagccacgtgactttttaatgaagtcatgtgtaggaacttgtgcgtatgcacaggtgtgATTCTATTCTATTAATGAAGTTACGCACAGTATGAGCAatactaaacctcctaggttaaggtcaggagctctgctgattcctatggattaatacaattacttttctattctaatttatgtctgattctattctatgatgcattttcattcttcatccttatgaatctggggtggaactgacgtatgaccccttattctacatgagttcttgtaaGTCCCTGACAGGATAGTATAGAGCTACAGCTTGAGAGTGCATCATAGATTCCAACACgtatctgggctaattgggataaaatacataaaatctcgttagtcatggataactgaggtttctgtggcgttaaggctagaaccatagagcttcattctccgatccggaagatccgactttgtctgtggcgttttgagtaggatcaccagagaCTAAATGCGTGGGCTTCACCCTCATCCAGATTGAATGATCACTGACcctggctttgatcacttacagcgtTTCCATTGAATGAGTCATTCGttgttgaagtagacagtaagaagtattaatctggAAGAACAAGCATCTTCGAGGCCTTAATTGAGTCTCCACCATCGTTTCTATATCAATTCAGTATTGCTTTCTCTATTATTTCATTTTATGCGTTTACAACAACAATCAACTttttattcgcctgactaagatctgcagaataaccacagcttgctcaatccaacaatcttcgtgggattcgaccctcactcacctgaggtattacttgaacgacctgGTGCACTAGCCagttcagttgtgcgagtcacAAATTTGTGCACCATAAGTCcaacataaaatttaaacaattcatTATATTCAGAGATAGAAAACCAACCTAGAATATTATTGCATAGACAACAGAAGAAAGAAACTACAATTGATCTCAAAGAAAATAGCATCGTCCtaattcaaaattcctttttgacATAATAGGTACAACTCATTATTCCAATTAATTAAAACCTAATTCGTTTAATTCAACCAAATTAACAATAGGCATGACAAAAATGTGTGACATAAGTTTAATGCAATTGAATGAATCAATCACTAAACTCAACTAAAATCTTCTGACAACTCAAGCACTCTGAATCTCACCTTACTTAATCTACCctaacattatttaatttttgtttacatTAAATTAATACAACAAATCCTAATAACAAACTTCATTAAACAAATTTAACCACTGATTTAACAAAAAACCTAACAAAATATTAAACTTACAAAATAATCTGAAAACATATAATAACCATACTTACAAACCAATCTGATGATAGTGGTTACAGTGTTTCTTTAATGTGGTGGTGACAAAGGCGATGGTGACAGCGACATTAACACCAACCGTGGCAGAGGATGCGACGGGGATAGCAGTAGCAGCAGAATCACATGGAGTTGCGGTGACAGCGGGTGCTCCAAGTGCGGTGGTGAATTTAGCCCCAAttttaccatcggatttatcgTCAGATTAAATCACCAAAACGACGCGTTTCATTAAACCGTGATACCGTCAGAATTTTTCGTCATTAAATCCAATGGTAACGTTGGTGTGCATGACTTCTGTTTTTACGCCAATAATTGCCATCAGATTTAGCACAGAAAATCTGTTCTGACAGTAACTTTTTATGGCAAcgaatttcttctcttttttatcgGAAACTCCGACGCTAAATCCATCAGTACAGGTCGATGCTAATTCCGACGATAAGTCAACGGTACTCAATGTTTTTTTTGTAGTGACTAAAACCAGATTAATAGActaataacaaaatttttttttgtagtgactaAAACCAGATTAATAGACTAATAACAAACACTCATGTATCATAAATGCAACCAACGTTTACAAGAAGAATCAAAATATGTAAAATTCGACAAATTGAGACTTACAAAGTATTGCTATATATATTCTAGCCATATTCCATAACTAATGCAATAATAGTACTCCTTTTGTTTAATGTTTAAATAAGTATTTGTTTTACTTTTTGGTTTTACTAAAAAGTTAATTTTCAAATACATTAAGATGgtctaaatatattaaatttttttaacaaatctaaaatgtaaaaaaacctaatttttaaaacaaaaaagtatcTCAACAAAAATATAGTTTCTGAGTATATGAATCCTATTAAAGTTTTAAATTAATCTTTTCAGACCACTTAAAAATATCAGAGTAAACTCTTTCTCCCCCTAAATCCTCACAAGTGGCTCCAGCAGCTACTCTTATAATATCTTCGATCAACGCAAAGTTGCCTAATATATCAACATGGGCACCACTTTGAGTACCACGACCTTCTAGAAGATTTGCTGGAGGAGAGTGATCATACTCTCTTATATATGTACGAATCCCGGAAGGGTTAAAACGGGTTTTTCCCCTCCACCCCTTAGCAAACATGAAGCCAGAGCTCAAAACAGGAACAGTTTCATCACCGTCAGCAGAGTAAACCCCACCTTGTAAACAAGAATCCTCTTTTCCACCGTCAGCTGATGTATCAATTTTAAATGGAATGTTGCATTCAGAATCTGAATTTACTTTGTAGACATAGGCTCTTTCAGTAGGGATTCCAACACCATACATTGAGTAGATTTCCATATCTGTGGCATTTGGTAATCTATAACACAAGTAAACcaacaaaatatattattttttttaaatatttggacACAGTTTAGAAATCATAGTAGCCataagttatttttttgtttacatttattaattattattgaaataaatacataatattagatgtaataaatatataattataaatattacacacataaaattatagatattaaattaaataaaataattttggatTGTTATCTTCTTAATATTACTCAATTTTAATAACATGCCTCATTATGATATTAGATTGCGGTTTTTAAGGTTTAGTAAATGCATTAAAATTGAATGACACGACATGAAATTAATTACTTTGTTTCATTTATTATTTGCGAATGATATATTTATTCAAAATGTGTGTTTTATTTTTAGATGGTAGTGGAgattatttgataatttttttcttctatgaaACAAGTTTATTTGTTCCAATCGTATGTTATTAACAAAATTCTATATAATACTTTGCAAGTTATAATGCTTGAAGCTAACAAAACTTTACTTGGCATATTTCATAAGCATTTCTAAGGAAAATGAATAACTAAGAAACATTTTTTTGACAAATATTTGGATTCGAAATGCTTGCTTGAAAAATACATTTCTTTGTCATTTTCCTAttttagataaagaacaaaaatatattGTTGTACTGATAGTGTTTGGAATTAGATCTTTGAGTAAATTAGATGATTGTTTTTTCTAAGAGTTCATGTTAAGAGATCTCCCAATACTTAAAAGTATTGAGATATTAAGTATAAGAAATAAAATCTCATGTTAGgtgaaaataaattgtataaagaATTTATAATATGGAAGACTCATTGATTCTCGTAACCTTATTATTTTAAGTCAAAAAATGGCATTTGatgacaaatttttgaaaagtgttTCAATTTGTGACGGATTATTCTATGGTCTATCAATCTAAAGGATAttgtgaagaaagaaaaagaatataatgTGTGAATGTTCAAAAATTTGGTCCCTGACAGAGTTTTCTCCTTATTCTATTGTTGTGGAGGTTTTCAAGGAGATAATGATATCATTTACATGTAAATCCGgagtaaaaatatttcttttgtgTATTATGGATCAAAGAAGCCATAATTCTAAAGACAAATTGGTAAAATTAAAATGCTAAACTCATAACAACGTAAAACACTAATTTATTTGTCTTAATCAAGAGAGTTATTCTAGCATCTTCTATTCTCTAGTATCTTCTATTGTTGGTACAATGTACTGTAGCAATAGGGCTTTTGCTAAATATATACTAAATGATGCATCTTGTTTCTGAATGATTAACTTGAGGAATTCGAGAAACAAAGATGAGACTTGATAATTGGTTAAGGGAAGGTGAAAAGTTTTTCTTCCTTAACAAAATATTTTACCTATCCATTAAGCTAATTGTTAAAtagttataaaaatattataaaaagaaagaaaaactttataaaaaataattttatccttgtattataaaatatattaaaaaaagagtAATATTAGAAGTAGAGAAACATAAtaagttttttctcttttttttcttctaatattGGAGAGAAAAAAAGTCCGTGGTTTTTATCCACTTTTTATACTATTCAGCTTTTCCTCTCTAATTTCTCTCCTCAaccaaacaatgaaaaataatcattttcctTCTAATttccttttctcccttttctttctttttcattttctctcaaACAAATATAACCTTAATGAGTCTCTttgcattttctttaattttaattcaaatttttataataattttaaactcttagtaaataaatataaattaattactaattctcaaaaacaaaaacaaaacgtAAACAAAAAAGGTTAAAGAAGAAAGTCTTACGTTGTTGTTAAAGGATTTGACCAATATTTATAATGATTGTATTTTGGATCATCTAAATCATCAGCAATACCATGTGAAAAATGAGCATCTCCACGCTTCATCATCTTTGGAGCAACAAAATAAAGcaaatccaaaattgaatcagcTGTATATGCTTTGTATTTTGCAATAGCTTCGACATTCTCAATACCCATTTCATGATACTCAGTCCATACATCACAAATAGATACGTTTACATGCTTCTTATCTTTAAGAGCACCCTATCAATTATACAAACCAACCATAAATGTTTAAGAgtcaaataattcaataattttaataaGTTATATGCTCAAATTTGTTACACAAATCAAACTCAGGGCTATGCTAGAAATGACATTGTAATCATGATTaaccacatatatatatacatattgagtaattaatttaaaagttaaTATTCTTTGAATTGAGAAGTCAATGTAAAAAATACTCAAAGAAAAATGTTCAATAGTTTATAGTTTATAGTTATTGTTAGCTTCATGATATATCAGAATATATGTTGATTAttaacaaatttaaatataatttaataattttattaatgtatTATCTAATATTTgttcaaatatattaataaagtaaagatttttttttccttaagtaatcaaaacaaattaagtaatttttaaatttgacaaaGTCACTCAGAAACTAAGCTGAGTAAATTGACAATCTCAAAAGCTGTCAAATAACTACCTTAGAAGCATGATTGTATGCCTTATAAGCTCGACAATCCCACTTTCACTTGCAAAATTGTAAAAGCAAAAAAATCGCTAACCTAAAAAAAGTGGCCTAGTTTCTAACATTTAAAAATAAGCGTATTCAACAAGCAAACAGTTTTGGAGACTTTTTCTCTCATTTGTAACAAAGTATAATATGAAGTTTCCTTTAATAAACGTGGAGACGAATATAGAAGAAGGAGTTTTCAACATATCTTTAATTATCtctgcacacacacacacacacacacatatatatatatatatatgatccaaACTCTTGAAGAAATACAAAGCTGTTGTTAGAATAAAtcaagaaatttgattttttatattttctcttctttctttttttttatcttagaaAAATTTCATTACTTCAAAGTTGTAATCTATacatatcataattttatatctTAAACCATATTACATTCTTGTAAATATGATACTAGTTTGTGTTTATTTATATCATACACTGAACAATGTTAGAGAACTAGGAGTAAATTCGTCAACTCTGTTGTAGAAGTTGAGAATATCTTTCTTGTTAGTTCATATTACGTGTTATTTAACTTTATAATTTCTCATTGTAACTTGATCCAATAGTGATTTCTAGTTCTGGGAAGACTTACGGAAATAATATCTAAAGTTCTTAGGTCAAGTTGCTGTTTGATCTAACTCTTGCTTGAAAATGTGAAGAAAATATCAAATGTTCTTAGTTGATGGAGTATCCAACTAAGTCAATTTTTAACTTGAGAAGGCTTGAGGCAAGAATATTTAAGGTTTTTAGGTTggtgaaaaaataatatttaacacTTTTAAGTTAGTGGAGTATCCAATTTGAGTCTTACTTGATAAGGTCATTAGAATATCTAAAGTTCTTGGTTGATCGGATATCCAATCAAGTCTTGCTAGAGATAGTCAAATGGAATATCAAATATCTTTAGATAGGGCTGCTATTTAGTCTGATGAGACAAAGTTGTAATATGGGTGGACTATGTGCAAATAATATCTTTATATACTTATTCTTTTATTGGAATTGTCAAGTTATTTGAGGATTGGACTTCGGTATTTTAGACTAAAccaatatatatcacttttataCTTCTTCTAAACTTTATCTCCTaaatttatttctcttttaatttgtgTAGTTTAAAAATCTTAGTTACACCTGAGATACCTGAAAAGTCAATTTAAAATGTTATCTAAAATTTGTTAAGACCTCAgaaggtgtttttttttttattttgaaatatgaatatatatttttaatagaacTTAAAGCTAGTTTGTTTTCTGAACACACTTACATATATATGTTTCATATAAGTCTAAAGACTTTTAAAGCTTTTAATCCTCTTCTTGTTCACTATTATTACCTCAGTTATAACTCTTGATTTGAGAAATATTGATTGATGTACATATAAAATAGAACTTGAtgcaagtattttttttatttgtaaaattgattcttgataaTGAAATCAAAATAACATAAATACTTTATGTATAGATGTTCAAATTGATTGGAAACACTGTATTATTCAAACAAGGGTGAAAGAGTAGTAAATAGCTTATACGCAAAACATCAAATATTTCGACAATATGTGGAACATTACCTTAAAATCCAACCTCTCAAGTTTGGATGAATGTAATGTAGCTACTTCCTTTCCAAACGAAATGAGTCTCCCATAATTCATATTCTTCACTGATGGCTTATGATTGTCTTTATGTTGCTTTGTATTGCATTCATAATGCCCTTCAGGGGACCAATCAAGGCCACCCCATATTGTTTCTCCACCTTTTGGTATCATTGACATTGTTGAATCCCACGTTCGAGTCATTCGCATTAAATGTTGCAATGTTTGAAAATGAAAGACATCACTTTCTAAAACATGTGGTGCAAAAGCCCTGCAAATCAACATTATAATGTTTAAGTTCTACCAAACTTTATTGATATATAgtggtaaaattagaattttaatattaagGGGACCAAGTTTTTATAATTAATGTTAAATTTACAATGTTTTTAGCTTTAGTTctttttattataatgaacttattctaaaaacactttttaaaagtataataataaaaaatttgacaaTTCTTTATGTATTTAACGTAttgaagatataaaaaaaattatattttttaaaattttttaataaaatatattttttaggccAAATCTATCTTAAAAACATTTGTGTACATAAAATGAAGAGGAatacttaattttattttaaaaattaacaaaaataaaataatatattccatataataattattcaatcactcattaaaaaaatagtataatctATAAAATTACTATATaaatttatactaaaaatatgcttaataaactaaaaaaactagaagcaaataattaataatttaacatatatatatataattaaaagatttttttcgaAGGGGGACTGTGGCCGACGCTGGCCCCCTTGGTTCCGTCGCTGTTGGTATAACAACTTTTGACCAATACCTAGATCTCCATATTCATCAACAAAGGTTTCATTGACAggaaataaaacacaaaattaaaTGTTTAAAATAATTCAAGTGAAAGTGTATGCACAAGTTGGCACACACAcaatatattttacataattatattattaCTTAAGCCCACAAAAGGAATACAATTCAAAAGATTAATTCACTATATGAGAGAAGTTTATGAATTAAGTACCACACTAATCCTACTTATTTCTATAATATGAGACTCTTGACATTGGCGACTCCTTTAAGGTAATGCCAATGACCTCACTTTATCAACATTAGCAATAGTCATTTTTACTTTATTGATCATGAATCTAAGTTTTGTTTCTTCCTGTTTGGGTTGAAATTGTACGAAcgatctaaaaaaatttatatataagtaTTCATTAAGATAACATGAACTACTTAATATAACCTatagctaattttttttaaatctaactTCTTAATAAAGGCACCaattgttattatatatttaaatccaTAGAGAGTTTAACCAAATAACTGGCCCATTAGATGGGGTTAGAGATTCTATAATCGTTAAATATACAAAAAGTATGATATGAATTAAAAGAAACACATAAACAAAGAACCACATAATAGAATAGCTTAAATACATACTTGACAATAGCGATATCCTTGGCTTCCATAGAGAAAAGTCCAGCAAGTGTTTTTGGAACACCAAGAAAGGGTCCTCCAATGTTCATTACTGCTTTAATATGTTTGGCACACCAATCAGAACCACCCCCTCCTCCCATTGGTGCTGGTGCTTCAACCCATTTCATAAAATGTAAAAAGTACAATGTACCCATTGAATGTGGAATTACAACCACCTTTTTACCTCCATTTGTAGCCACCATGAGTTCTATATTGCTTTTCATCCTACTTAGGGTTTGATCTCTAACCTgtaaaaaaataactcaaattgGCAACACAATTATAGCTGTCAAACTCCGTAATTCATTAAAGAGTAAATCACTAAATGCAAATTTTGGTGTTTACAAAAAGGATTCCAAAAGTAAAAAGGTTTTCTTGCGTGGTTGCTAAAGGATTGTGAGTGTTTGATAAATAAATGGTCTAACTTTAaacttattttctctttgttaatGTAAATGCGCAGGTCAATATTCACATACAGAATACCAATATACATAACATACACAAAGCAGGTATATTTGATGATGGaacaatatattatttaaaaaataataaaattcagaTAACTTATCATTCACTTTTACTCTTGTTGTAATTTTTATACATTTCTTTCTATATCAAAATAGGTACCATCAATATAACCTCCAAATATGTCATTTATGGAGGTACATGTCACACTTTAACTATTCACttcaaaaattatattaacaaaaatagaagctagtttgcaGTTAGAcgattttatcaaatataaatgatAGAAACACATTaaaatttctttcttttaatttgcgTAGTCTGCCAAAATCTTTTAGGTACTAATTTAATAGCTTAGTCTTCACTAAGATATATCAACTGTAAATAAGTTGGAAAAATATGATAACAATTACTCAAAGTTACCTCTGTATTCTGAAATGAGAGTCTCCAATCATAAGAAGCCATATACATGTTTTTCTCCTCATACCCAATACGTGCTAAATTAGCAATTAGAACCGCCCAAACAAAGAATCCAGGTGCAAAATAATCAGCTGCCACTAAGCCAGATACAGGCCTTATTCTCATTCCAGGAGGATCTAGTCCTGTCTCATTGTCTAGTGACATGTGCTTCACCCAGCATAGTGGTCtgaatataataaaatgaattaaattatCTATTACAACATACATATCACTACAGTCAAATTTAATTTGCATAAACTAGTCATATCTCAAAGTAACTTGAAACAGCATATATGTATTGTCACTCAGCAACAAATTTTTATAAGGAAAATTCCAAATATTCCAAAAGGTGTTGTAGATCAATCATGAACAATCAATCAAACTCCTTAAATTTTGCACCTACTATTATTC
Coding sequences:
- the LOC112735910 gene encoding phospholipid:diacylglycerol acyltransferase 1-like, which gives rise to MSFLRRRKPTLTPSSPNSDHNNDDSDVDNDKERKTIREEKRKNTNTRWSCLDNCWWFVGGVCTVWWFLLFLYNAMPRSIPQYVTEVIAGPMPDPPGIKLAKEGLKANHPVVFVPGIVTCGLELWEGESCADGLFRKRLWGGTFGELYKRPLCWVKHMSLDNETGLDPPGMRIRPVSGLVAADYFAPGFFVWAVLIANLARIGYEEKNMYMASYDWRLSFQNTEVRDQTLSRMKSNIELMVATNGGKKVVVIPHSMGTLYFLHFMKWVEAPAPMGGGGGSDWCAKHIKAVMNIGGPFLGVPKTLAGLFSMEAKDIAIVKAFAPHVLESDVFHFQTLQHLMRMTRTWDSTMSMIPKGGETIWGGLDWSPEGHYECNTKQHKDNHKPSVKNMNYGRLISFGKEVATLHSSKLERLDFKGALKDKKHVNVSICDVWTEYHEMGIENVEAIAKYKAYTADSILDLLYFVAPKMMKRGDAHFSHGIADDLDDPKYNHYKYWSNPLTTTLPNATDMEIYSMYGVGIPTERAYVYKVNSDSECNIPFKIDTSADGGKEDSCLQGGVYSADGDETVPVLSSGFMFAKGWRGKTRFNPSGIRTYIREYDHSPPANLLEGRGTQSGAHVDILGNFALIEDIIRVAAGATCEDLGGERVYSDIFKWSEKINLKL